A stretch of the Arachis stenosperma cultivar V10309 chromosome 6, arast.V10309.gnm1.PFL2, whole genome shotgun sequence genome encodes the following:
- the LOC130936605 gene encoding D-amino-acid transaminase, chloroplastic isoform X2, with product MYSSIFGGVTTDPAVMVIPMDDHMVHRGHGVFDTAAIMDGYLYELDQHLDRFLRSASMSKIDPPFDRESIRRILIQTVSASKCRKGSLRYWLSSGPGDFQLSPAGCHQSSLYAIVIQDLSLASTSSRGVKVVTSSIPIKPPQFATTKSVNYLPNVLSKMEAEEAGALAGIWLDHEGFVAEGPNMNVAFVTKEKELIMPHFDKILSGCTAKRVLTLAEKLLSKGKLRGIRMKHVTVEEGKSAAEMMLIGSGVLVCPVVQWDEQVIGDGKEGRITKALFNLIVEDMESAPPPVRIPVAY from the exons ATGTATTCAAGCATTTTTGGTGGGGTAACCACAGACCCTGCTGTTATGGTTATTCCTATGGACGACCACATGGTACACAGGGGCCATGGTGTCTTCGATACTGCGGCAATAATGGACGG GTACCTATATGAGCTAGATCAACACCTTGATCGCTTTTTGAGGTCAGCATCCATGTCTAAGATAGATCCTCCATTCGATCGCGAAAGCATAAGAAGAATCCTCATACAAACTGTGAGTGCTTCCAAATGTCGAAAAGGATCACTAAGATACTGGCTCTCATCAGGACCCGGTGATTTTCAGCTATCCCCTGCAGGGTGCCACCAATCTTCTCTATACGCAATTGTAATACAGGATCTGTCATTGGCATCAACTAGTTCCAGGGGAGTTAAAGTTGTTACTTCATCAATACCCATTAAACCGCCACAGTTTGCAACAACTAAGAGCGTAAATTACCTCCCAAATGTGCTGTCGAAGATGGAAGCCGAAGAAGCTGGAGCCCTTGCCGGCATTTGGCTTGATCACGAGGGATTTGTTGCTGAAGGGCCTAATATGAATGTGGCTTTTGTGACTAAAGAGAAGGAGCTTATAATGCCCCACTTCGATAAAATTCTTAGTGGCTGCACAGCTAAGAGGGTTTTGACGCTTGCTGAGAAGTTGTTGAGCAAGGGTAAGCTTCGTGGGATAAGGATGAAACATGTGACTGTTGAGGAAGGAAAGAGTGCCGCTGAAATGATGCTTATTGGCAGTGGCGTTCTTGTTTGCCCTGTAGTGCAGTGGGACGAGCAAGTTATTGGAGATG GGAAAGAAGGCCGTATAACGAAGGCTCTCTTCAATCTTATTGTTGAAGACATGGAGTCAGCACCCCCTCCAGTTCGTATACCTGTAGCATATTAA
- the LOC130932932 gene encoding transcription factor MYB3R-1-like, producing MNGDEKIPVAPSEEHIDGAQKNRALHGRTTGPTRRSTKGNWTPEQDEILRKAVQHFKGKNWKKIAECFKDRTDVQCLHRWQKVLNPDLVKGPWSKEEDEVIIELVNKYGPKKWSTIAHHLPGRIGKQCRERWHNHLNPGINKEAWTQEEELTLIRAHQIYGNKWAELTKFLPGRTDNSIKNHWHSSVKKKLDSYLASGLLAQFQSAPLAGNPDQQMVLTSEMHSVGDGNGPKRTDRKDVSECSQESADSAGLTSNLDLQTREVYKPEEESILGKDHNLSQASCPQHYYISLDDVDICIPEVACQDACSSQFAEQICSHQSGNALTGDYQFNCVDNSEMCNMVNVPFQTEGLGISTLMRPASMDPAKPNNMSISEDECCRFLFSEAVSDGCFSPRVYIKDVDMVDFSGCNMFLCQSCHIQIPSPRESSSTSQLTCPKCSNNFKGSSSSQSFPPVFSASVSRFVYAAEDNKLLGKEDHQIVSGGPDNVISSNGTSSSPCVDNIDSEVKQEPPETPKDSSKLVPVNSFGYGSNSKVTCYAKYEKLNEHSKKEDTGTLCYQPPCFPSLDIPFLSCDLAQSEPDMQQEFSPLGIRQLLMSPVSCLTPFRLWDSPSGGDNLDALFKSAAKTFTGTPSILSKRHRDLLSPLSDKRTDKKLVTDMPSSLIKSFSSLDFMFDDNENREADMISPTSLQKWSIAVSVDDDKENCGQTVKDKQVEEKNNSANLDENNRENGTVKNSSQDSLKHQVDSKMKKIDIDTDNDDDNDNDNVEQPSGILIERNMNDIAPNSPGLDTVLGSSARTPKNLSNRRLEAVPNQRSPCSRVKCVRAKEHEKLSVDVTCVGATSGKQAKNDGGFETSSIFGDTPFMKSIKSPSAWKSPWFINATFLCSPRIATEIAIEDYGYLMSSGNRSYDAIGLMKQISEKTAATYANAQEVLENKTPKALPKNASLNDKEGGQEDNDLQKQPAKHSQMERRILDFSECETTPSKGDNSKSSPVNFSSPSSYLLKGCR from the exons ATGAATGGTGACGAGAAAATCCCTGTTGCTCCATCGGAGGAACACATTGATGGTGCTCAGAAGAATAGAGCATTGCATGG GAGGACTACTGGTCCAACAAGGCGTTCTACAAAAGGGAATTGGACACCTGAACAG GATGAGATCTTGCGGAAGGCTGTTCAGCATTTCAAAGGAAAGAATTGGAAAAAAATAG CGGAGTGTTTCAAGGATAGAACTGATGTACAATGCCTACATAGGTGGCAGAAAGTCTTAAATCCTGATCTTGTCAAGGGCCCATGGTCTAAGGAG GAAGATGAAGTAATTATTGAATTGGTGAATAAATATGGACCTAAAAAATGGTCTACTATTGCTCATCATTTACCAGGACGCATTGGTAAGCAATGTCGAGAAAG GTGGCATAATCATCTTAATCCTGGTataaacaaggaagcatggacaCAGGAAGAGGAGTTGACCTTAATCCGTGCTCATCAAATTTATGGAAACAAATGGGCTGAATTAACGAAGTTCTTGCCTGGGAG GACAGATAATTCTATTAAGAACCATTGGCACAGTTCTGTCAAAAAGAAATTGGATTCTTACTTGGCATCAGGGTTGCTTGCTCAGTTTCAATCTGCACCACTTGCTGGAAATCCTGATCAACAGATGGTTTTAACTTCAGAGATGCACTCCGTTGGAGATGGTAATGGTCCTAAGAGGACTGATAGAAAGGATGTTTCAGAGTGTAGCCAAGAATCAGCTGATTCTGCTGGATTGACTAGTAATCTTGATCTACAAACTCGAGAGGTGTATAAGCCAGAGGAAGAATCTATTCTAGGAAAGGATCATAATCTGAGTCAAGCATCCTGTCCACAGCATTACTACATATCTCTTGATGATGTGGATATCTGCATCCCAGAAGTTGCTTGCCAAGATGCTTGCTCTTCTCAATTTGCTGAGCAGATATGCTCGCACCAATCTGGAAATGCCCTAACTGGGGATTACCAGTTTAATTGTGTGGATAATAGTGAAATGTGTAACATGGTAAATGTTCCCTTTCAGACTGAGGGGTTAGGTATTTCAACTTTGATGAGACCTGCATCTATGGATCCTGCTAAGCCAAATAACATGTCAATATCTGAGGATGAATGTTGCAGATTCCTATTTTCGGAGGCAGTTAGTGATGGATGCTTTTCTCCCAGAGTTTATATTAAAGATGTGGACATGGTTGATTTTTCTGGATGCAATATGTTTTTATGTCAATCATGTCATATCCAGATACCTTCTCCTCGTGAATCATCTTCGACTTCACAGCTTACTTGTCCAAAGTGTTCTAACAACTTTAAAGGAAGTTCATCTTCTCAATCTTTCCCACCAGTATTTTCTGCTAGTGTTTCTAGATTCGTTTATGCTGCTGAAGACAACAAGTTATTAGGGAAAGAGGATCATCAAATTGTCTCTGGTGGACCTGATAATGTCATTTCTTCTAATGGCACATCCAGTTCTCCTTGTGTTGACAATATAGATAGTGAAGTAAAGCAAGAGCCACCAGAAACTCCAAAGGATTCTTCAAAATTGGTCCCTGTAAATAGTTTTGGTTATGGATCAAACTCTAAGGTAACTTGTTATGCAAAATATGAGAAGTTGAATGAGCATTCAAAAAAGGAAGATACAGGAACTTTATGCTACCAACCGCCCTGTTTTCCAAGCTTGGATATTCCTTTCCTAAGCTGTGATCTTGCACAATCTGAGCCTGATATGCAGCAAGAATTTAGTCCCCTTGGTATCCGCCAGCTTCTGATGTCTCCTGTGAGCTGTCTAACTCCTTTCAGGTTGTGGGACTCACCCTCTGGTGGTGATAATCTAGATGCCTTGTTTAAAAGTGCAGCCAAAACTTTTACTGGTACACCATCCATATTAAGTAAACGACACCGAGATTTGTTATCACCACTTTCAGATAAAAGAACTGACAAGAAACTTGTGACAGACATGCCATCCAGCTTGATAAAAAGCTTTTCCAGCTTGGACTTTATGTTTGATGACAATGAGAATCGGGAGGCAGATATGATTTCTCCAACTTCATTACAAAAATGGAGCATTGCTGTGTCTGTTGATGATGATAAAGAAAATTGTGGTCAAACTGTTAAAGATAAACAAgtagaagagaaaaataattctGCCAATTTGGACGAAAATAACAGAGAAAATGGGACTGTAAAAAATAGCTCTCAGGATAGCCTTAAGCATCAAGTTGATTCAAAGATGAAGAAGATTGATATTGACactgataatgatgatgataacgATAATGATAAT GTTGAACAGCCTTCTGGGATTTTGATTGAACGTAATATGAATGACATAGCACCAAATTCTCCTGGATTAGACACAGTTCTAGGTTCAAGTGCTCGAACTCCCAAGAACTTGAGCAATAGGAGGTTGGAAGCAGTTCCGAATCAGCGCAGTCCATGCTCAAGGGTCAAGTGTGTCCGGGCAAAGGAGCATGAAAAGCTTTCAGTTGATGTCACTTGTGTAGGGGCGACTTCAGGGAAACAAGCCAAAAATGATGGTGGTTTTGaaacaagtagcat ATTTGGTGACACTCCTTTTATGAAAAGCATTAAATCACCTTCTGCATGGAAATCTCCATGGTTCATCAACGCAACATTTCTGTGCAGCCCCAGGATTGCTACTGAAATTGCAATTGAG GATTATGGGTACTTAATGAGCTCAGGCAATAGAAGCTATGACGCCATCGGTTTGATGAAACAGATCAGTGAAAAAACTGCTGCTACATATGCTAATGCTCAAGAAGTTTTGGAAAATAAAACTCCTAAAGCTTTGCCTAAAAATGCATCTTTAAATGACAAAGAAGGTGGTCAGGAAGATAATGATCTGCAGAAGCAGCCTGCTAAGCATTCTCAG ATGGAACGACGCATACTTGACTTTAGTGAATGTGAAACAACACCAAGCAAAGGTGATAACAGCAAATCCTCACCTGTGAACTTCTCAAGCCCTTCTTCATATTTGTTGAAGGGTTGTAGATAA
- the LOC130936605 gene encoding D-amino-acid transaminase, chloroplastic isoform X1, with product MTSLRLQFLPENPVPLFSNSTLHYAPRTLSFSKVEHRQRRFFPITTSLTDSNYSGVGVGGGGGGLFGATSQVFDVPLLSCNEAIERLKTFRETIKGKQQYLAMYSSIFGGVTTDPAVMVIPMDDHMVHRGHGVFDTAAIMDGYLYELDQHLDRFLRSASMSKIDPPFDRESIRRILIQTVSASKCRKGSLRYWLSSGPGDFQLSPAGCHQSSLYAIVIQDLSLASTSSRGVKVVTSSIPIKPPQFATTKSVNYLPNVLSKMEAEEAGALAGIWLDHEGFVAEGPNMNVAFVTKEKELIMPHFDKILSGCTAKRVLTLAEKLLSKGKLRGIRMKHVTVEEGKSAAEMMLIGSGVLVCPVVQWDEQVIGDGKEGRITKALFNLIVEDMESAPPPVRIPVAY from the exons ATGACTTCTCTCCGGCTCCAATTCCTTCCAGAAAATCCCGTTCCGTTATTCTCCAATTCCACTCTTCATTACGCTCCGCGAACTCTCTCGTTTTCGAAAGTGGAACACCGCCAACGCCGTTTCTTCCCAATAACAACTTCTCTGACGGATTCTAACTACTCCGGAGTCGGAGTCGGAGGCGGAGGTGGAGGCTTGTTTG GTGCTACttctcaagtatttgatgttCCACTTTTATCTTGCAATGAG GCTATTGAAAGGTTGAAAACATTCAGAGAAACAATAAAAGGCAAGCAACAATACCTTGCCATGTATTCAAGCATTTTTGGTGGGGTAACCACAGACCCTGCTGTTATGGTTATTCCTATGGACGACCACATGGTACACAGGGGCCATGGTGTCTTCGATACTGCGGCAATAATGGACGG GTACCTATATGAGCTAGATCAACACCTTGATCGCTTTTTGAGGTCAGCATCCATGTCTAAGATAGATCCTCCATTCGATCGCGAAAGCATAAGAAGAATCCTCATACAAACTGTGAGTGCTTCCAAATGTCGAAAAGGATCACTAAGATACTGGCTCTCATCAGGACCCGGTGATTTTCAGCTATCCCCTGCAGGGTGCCACCAATCTTCTCTATACGCAATTGTAATACAGGATCTGTCATTGGCATCAACTAGTTCCAGGGGAGTTAAAGTTGTTACTTCATCAATACCCATTAAACCGCCACAGTTTGCAACAACTAAGAGCGTAAATTACCTCCCAAATGTGCTGTCGAAGATGGAAGCCGAAGAAGCTGGAGCCCTTGCCGGCATTTGGCTTGATCACGAGGGATTTGTTGCTGAAGGGCCTAATATGAATGTGGCTTTTGTGACTAAAGAGAAGGAGCTTATAATGCCCCACTTCGATAAAATTCTTAGTGGCTGCACAGCTAAGAGGGTTTTGACGCTTGCTGAGAAGTTGTTGAGCAAGGGTAAGCTTCGTGGGATAAGGATGAAACATGTGACTGTTGAGGAAGGAAAGAGTGCCGCTGAAATGATGCTTATTGGCAGTGGCGTTCTTGTTTGCCCTGTAGTGCAGTGGGACGAGCAAGTTATTGGAGATG GGAAAGAAGGCCGTATAACGAAGGCTCTCTTCAATCTTATTGTTGAAGACATGGAGTCAGCACCCCCTCCAGTTCGTATACCTGTAGCATATTAA